One genomic segment of Thermovibrio guaymasensis includes these proteins:
- the purE gene encoding 5-(carboxyamino)imidazole ribonucleotide mutase — MKKVAVVMGSKSDLPVMEACTKTLEEFGVPYDVKVLSAHRTIDEVIAFCERAEEEYDVIIAAAGYAAHLGGVIAAKTVLPVIGVPLDASPLKGIDSLLSIVQMPGGIPVATVTIGKAGAKNAAVLAVEIMAIKYPELKEKLKAYREEMKKRVLEG, encoded by the coding sequence ATGAAGAAGGTAGCGGTAGTAATGGGAAGTAAGTCAGACCTGCCGGTAATGGAAGCCTGCACAAAGACACTTGAGGAGTTTGGAGTTCCTTACGACGTTAAGGTCCTCTCAGCCCACAGGACAATTGATGAGGTTATAGCCTTCTGCGAGAGGGCGGAGGAGGAGTACGACGTAATAATTGCCGCTGCAGGTTACGCAGCCCACCTTGGGGGAGTAATTGCTGCAAAGACGGTTCTACCGGTAATTGGAGTTCCCCTTGATGCATCACCTTTAAAGGGAATTGATTCCCTCCTATCAATAGTTCAGATGCCAGGAGGAATTCCTGTAGCCACGGTAACTATAGGGAAGGCAGGAGCAAAGAACGCAGCAGTCTTAGCAGTAGAGATAATGGCCATTAAGTACCCAGAGCTCAAAGAGAAGCTAAAGGCCTACAGAGAAGAGATGAAGAAAAGAGTCTTAGAGGGATAG
- the efp gene encoding elongation factor P, protein MPSIDVNQIAKGMKLEIEGAPYEIIDYQHVKPGKGQAFARIKLKNLKTGNVVEKTYKVGEKLELADFEEREMEYIYNDGQFYYFMDSKTYEQVGVPAASLGDKAKFLKENTTVMVQFYKGEAISVKLPKSIVLQVVDTEPGFKGDTVSNVTKPATLETGAVIQVPMFINPGDMVRVNPETGEYIERVNVK, encoded by the coding sequence GTGCCTTCAATAGATGTAAACCAGATTGCAAAGGGAATGAAGCTTGAAATTGAAGGAGCTCCATACGAAATAATTGATTATCAACACGTTAAACCTGGTAAAGGTCAGGCTTTCGCTAGGATAAAGCTTAAAAACTTAAAAACCGGTAACGTTGTTGAGAAGACGTACAAAGTCGGTGAAAAACTTGAACTTGCCGATTTTGAAGAGAGGGAAATGGAGTACATCTACAACGATGGTCAGTTTTACTACTTTATGGACTCCAAAACCTACGAGCAGGTAGGGGTTCCGGCTGCTTCTCTAGGCGATAAAGCAAAGTTCCTTAAAGAGAACACAACAGTGATGGTTCAGTTTTACAAAGGAGAAGCTATCTCCGTTAAACTTCCAAAGAGTATAGTCCTTCAGGTTGTTGATACAGAGCCGGGCTTTAAGGGAGACACTGTAAGTAACGTTACAAAACCGGCAACCCTTGAGACTGGGGCTGTAATTCAAGTTCCTATGTTCATTAACCCCGGTGATATGGTTAGGGTTAATCCCGAGACAGGAGAGTACATAGAGAGGGTTAACGTTAAGTAG
- the accB gene encoding acetyl-CoA carboxylase biotin carboxyl carrier protein, with translation MIEKIKELLKSLENTSLEEIELEAEGFKLKAKFKREGFSVSPSQIPPSQPSTSEEEVKEPEEEYFVVESPMVGTFYRAPAPGAEPFVKEGDYVEKGQTLCIIEALKVMNEIESEVSGVVKKILVENGQPVEYGQPLFYIEPR, from the coding sequence TTGATTGAGAAAATAAAAGAGCTCCTTAAAAGCCTTGAAAATACTTCTTTGGAAGAGATAGAGCTTGAAGCTGAGGGCTTTAAGTTAAAAGCTAAGTTTAAAAGGGAAGGTTTTTCGGTTTCTCCTTCCCAGATTCCTCCTTCCCAACCTTCAACTTCTGAGGAGGAAGTTAAAGAGCCTGAGGAAGAGTATTTCGTTGTTGAGTCTCCCATGGTGGGTACTTTCTATAGAGCTCCTGCTCCCGGAGCTGAGCCTTTCGTTAAAGAGGGAGATTACGTTGAGAAGGGACAGACTCTTTGCATAATTGAGGCCCTGAAGGTTATGAACGAGATTGAGTCTGAAGTTTCCGGAGTTGTTAAGAAAATCCTGGTTGAAAACGGTCAGCCTGTAGAGTACGGCCAGCCCCTTTTCTACATTGAACCGAGGTAG
- the accC gene encoding acetyl-CoA carboxylase biotin carboxylase subunit: protein MFKKVLIANRGEIAVRIIRTCRELGIKTVAVYSKADKDSLHVYLADEAICIGGPLPQESYLNIPAIIAAAELTGADAIHPGYGFLSENPGFAEICSACGIKFIGPSPETMVLMGDKAKARDVALKAGIPVVPGSGIVKNVQEGLAFLKEIGFPALVKAAHGGGGRGMRLIEGEEEAENLIVTAMAEAEAAFGSGEVYIEKYIEEPRHIEVQIIADSYGNVVTFGERECSLQRRHQKVLEESPSPFVSESLRQELSKAAVKLAEYINYEGAGTVEFLVDKNGNFYFIEMNTRIQVEHPVTEMVSGKDLIALQISAAAGEKLDLNQVNLNGHAIEFRINCEDYEKEFRPTPGKIEKLLIPGGFGVRVDTYVYEGYSVPIYYDSLLGKLIVWGETREEAIKRGRRALSEFVIGGNLKTIIPLHQKILESEPFLKGTYNTKTLEREILKSS from the coding sequence ATGTTTAAGAAAGTTCTCATAGCAAACAGGGGAGAAATAGCTGTAAGGATAATAAGAACATGCAGAGAGCTTGGAATAAAGACAGTTGCCGTTTACTCCAAGGCAGATAAAGACTCTCTTCACGTCTACCTTGCAGATGAGGCAATTTGCATAGGCGGTCCTCTACCTCAGGAGAGTTACTTAAACATTCCTGCAATAATTGCTGCTGCGGAGCTAACGGGTGCAGATGCGATTCACCCCGGTTACGGTTTCCTATCTGAAAATCCAGGGTTTGCAGAAATCTGCAGTGCCTGCGGTATAAAGTTCATTGGCCCTTCACCTGAAACTATGGTATTGATGGGAGATAAGGCTAAAGCAAGGGACGTTGCCCTTAAGGCTGGAATTCCGGTAGTTCCGGGAAGCGGAATAGTAAAGAACGTTCAGGAGGGACTTGCCTTCCTTAAAGAGATAGGCTTTCCGGCTCTAGTTAAAGCTGCCCACGGTGGCGGGGGCAGGGGAATGAGGTTGATAGAGGGGGAAGAGGAGGCTGAGAACCTCATAGTTACTGCTATGGCTGAAGCTGAAGCGGCCTTTGGAAGTGGGGAGGTCTATATTGAGAAGTACATTGAAGAGCCTAGACATATTGAGGTTCAGATTATTGCAGATTCCTACGGAAATGTAGTAACATTTGGAGAGCGTGAGTGCTCCCTTCAAAGGAGACATCAGAAGGTTTTAGAGGAGTCGCCTTCTCCCTTTGTTAGTGAAAGTTTAAGGCAGGAGCTCTCTAAAGCTGCAGTTAAACTTGCCGAGTATATAAACTATGAAGGGGCAGGAACGGTAGAGTTTCTCGTTGATAAGAACGGAAATTTCTACTTCATTGAGATGAACACTAGAATTCAAGTAGAACATCCAGTTACAGAAATGGTTTCTGGAAAAGACTTAATTGCTCTTCAAATTTCTGCTGCAGCAGGGGAGAAACTTGATTTAAATCAAGTTAATTTGAACGGCCATGCAATAGAATTTAGAATAAACTGTGAGGACTACGAAAAAGAATTTAGGCCTACTCCAGGTAAGATTGAAAAACTCCTAATCCCTGGAGGTTTCGGAGTTAGGGTAGATACTTACGTTTATGAAGGATACTCAGTTCCCATTTACTACGACTCCCTTTTGGGAAAACTGATAGTTTGGGGAGAAACTAGGGAAGAGGCCATAAAGAGGGGAAGGAGGGCCCTATCGGAGTTTGTTATAGGTGGAAACTTAAAGACAATTATTCCCCTTCACCAGAAAATTTTGGAGAGTGAACCTTTCTTAAAAGGGACTTATAACACTAAAACTTTAGAGCGGGAAATTCTTAAGTCTTCTTAA
- a CDS encoding RNA chaperone Hfq yields the protein MAQTKSDKVKTWLKEYISEFGEYSGTIEELSQLAGASPYLIKKVLGELEEEGFLKSETRRGKGLLITLAQRQEQEEKEEVEESPKEEPVSEEKVEEKKSEKKEKEKKKSLQDQVLSSLLGKPVTVFLISGTRLEGVLLDYDNFTLAMTAPKGKSLVYKHAIATILFE from the coding sequence ATGGCTCAGACAAAATCGGATAAGGTTAAAACCTGGTTAAAGGAGTATATCTCTGAGTTTGGAGAATATAGTGGAACTATAGAGGAGCTCTCTCAACTAGCAGGGGCCTCTCCCTACCTTATAAAGAAGGTACTCGGCGAGCTTGAGGAGGAAGGTTTCCTTAAGTCTGAAACTAGAAGAGGCAAGGGATTACTCATAACTCTTGCCCAAAGACAGGAACAGGAGGAGAAGGAAGAAGTAGAGGAGTCTCCAAAGGAGGAGCCGGTGAGCGAGGAGAAAGTTGAGGAGAAAAAGAGTGAGAAGAAGGAAAAGGAAAAGAAGAAGTCCCTTCAGGATCAGGTACTCTCTTCCCTCCTTGGAAAACCGGTTACAGTTTTCCTCATAAGCGGAACAAGGCTTGAAGGAGTTCTCCTTGATTACGATAACTTTACCCTTGCGATGACGGCTCCTAAAGGTAAGTCTCTCGTTTATAAACACGCTATTGCAACAATTCTCTTTGAGTAG
- a CDS encoding RNA chaperone Hfq, translating into MKRYKTLEEAQIELIELLEEKGEFRGTLDELAEVLSVRPENVRPLLQLLKSSGDIIYEEVDDELIVRPAMMIPALPPLLTPSQQKEVEEKLKEGYKVVACSTMGGVQSRELRSMLGKRIIVYFRNGSKVEAKLKGFDRFCLKLKNYMGNILAYKHAISTIVYKP; encoded by the coding sequence ATGAAAAGGTATAAGACCTTAGAGGAAGCACAAATAGAACTGATAGAGCTCCTTGAGGAAAAGGGAGAGTTTCGGGGAACCCTGGATGAACTTGCTGAAGTTCTATCCGTTCGCCCTGAGAACGTAAGGCCTCTCCTTCAGCTTTTAAAGTCTTCTGGGGATATAATTTACGAGGAAGTAGATGATGAGCTTATAGTTAGACCGGCAATGATGATTCCTGCACTTCCTCCCCTCCTTACCCCTTCCCAGCAGAAGGAAGTAGAAGAGAAGTTAAAGGAAGGCTACAAGGTGGTTGCCTGTTCAACTATGGGGGGAGTTCAAAGTAGGGAACTCAGGAGCATGTTAGGTAAAAGGATTATTGTTTACTTTAGGAACGGAAGTAAGGTTGAAGCTAAGCTTAAAGGCTTTGATAGGTTCTGTTTGAAGTTAAAGAACTACATGGGGAACATACTAGCCTATAAGCATGCCATATCAACTATAGTTTATAAGCCTTAG
- a CDS encoding ATP-dependent helicase has product MEKLLKDLNPQQKEAVLYFDSPLLILAGAGSGKTRVITYKIAYMVKVLNFRPERILAITFTNKAAKEMKERVEALLGSSAPVFVSTFHSFCVRILRSYGEEVGIDRNFIIVDTDDKKRVLKEVIKDLNLDSELYFPNTVSSLISNVKNGLYSAESMISHYPKLSEIYNLYNERLNKLSALDFDDLLLKGKELLAVSKVKERLSDYFQYVLIDEYQDTNKVQYEIAKALTYEKGNICAVGDEDQCIYTWRGANIDNILSFEKDFKSAKVIKLEKNYRCTKTILEAANSVISNNRLRKGKELYTDNPEGEMIRLYRGENEVDEAIFIAQTIKLLLKKGVSPKDIAVFYRTNSLSRVIEDVLRKEGIAYQIVGGLKFYERKEVKDVLAYLRLLIFDRDEISLMRILNVPKRGLGAKTQELLKGLLDRGLGTLEALRELQELLKQEKQKKAVKELLENLEFLREKLEELPSYDFLSLLVKSVGYEEFLRNEFPEDWESRLENVRELGNTLQELLEKDGLKGRELYTEFLSTVALSSDQDSMKEEEKVVLMTVHASKGLEFPVVFVAGLEEGIFPHARSTDTSSEVEEERRLFYVAVTRAKRLLTLSYARERRLFGSRRLSRPSRFISEIPSHLIKEVKKRTRLQSEKGTQPQTLEPKEKRPRLVYHQKFGKGVVKRVEGDKITAFFANYGQKTILRKFLKILS; this is encoded by the coding sequence GTGGAAAAACTCCTGAAAGATTTAAATCCGCAGCAGAAGGAGGCGGTTTTATACTTTGATTCTCCCCTCCTCATCCTTGCCGGTGCCGGTTCCGGAAAGACGAGAGTTATTACTTATAAGATTGCCTATATGGTTAAGGTATTGAACTTTAGGCCTGAGAGGATACTTGCCATTACTTTTACGAACAAGGCAGCTAAGGAGATGAAGGAGAGGGTTGAAGCCTTACTAGGCTCCTCAGCTCCCGTTTTTGTTTCAACTTTTCACTCCTTTTGTGTAAGGATTTTAAGGAGTTACGGAGAAGAGGTAGGGATAGACAGGAACTTTATAATAGTTGATACTGATGACAAAAAGAGGGTTTTGAAAGAGGTAATTAAGGATTTAAACCTTGACAGTGAACTCTACTTTCCAAATACCGTTTCTTCTCTGATTAGTAACGTAAAGAATGGCCTTTACTCAGCTGAATCTATGATTTCTCACTATCCTAAACTCTCTGAGATTTACAACCTTTACAACGAAAGGTTGAATAAGTTAAGTGCCCTTGACTTTGATGACCTTCTCTTAAAGGGAAAGGAGCTCCTTGCCGTTTCCAAAGTAAAGGAGAGGCTTTCAGACTATTTCCAGTACGTTTTAATAGACGAGTATCAGGATACAAACAAGGTTCAGTATGAAATAGCTAAAGCTTTAACTTACGAAAAGGGTAACATCTGTGCTGTAGGTGATGAAGACCAGTGTATCTACACCTGGAGGGGAGCCAACATAGATAACATACTCTCCTTTGAGAAGGACTTTAAAAGTGCAAAGGTCATAAAGCTTGAGAAGAACTATAGGTGCACAAAGACAATTTTGGAGGCTGCAAATTCGGTAATTTCAAACAATAGACTCAGGAAAGGGAAAGAGCTCTACACCGATAACCCTGAAGGTGAAATGATTCGCCTTTATAGAGGGGAGAACGAGGTAGATGAGGCCATCTTTATAGCCCAAACGATAAAACTTCTCCTTAAAAAAGGAGTTTCTCCAAAGGATATTGCAGTTTTTTATCGGACTAACTCCCTTTCAAGGGTTATAGAGGATGTTTTAAGGAAGGAGGGAATAGCCTATCAGATTGTAGGGGGGCTAAAGTTCTACGAAAGGAAGGAAGTCAAAGATGTTTTGGCTTACCTGAGGCTTTTAATCTTTGATAGGGACGAAATATCCTTGATGAGGATTTTAAACGTTCCAAAGAGAGGGCTGGGAGCCAAAACTCAGGAGCTCTTAAAAGGGCTCCTTGATAGAGGGCTGGGAACCCTTGAGGCTTTAAGGGAGCTCCAGGAACTTTTAAAGCAGGAGAAGCAAAAGAAGGCTGTGAAGGAACTCCTTGAGAACCTTGAGTTTTTGAGGGAAAAGCTTGAGGAACTTCCTTCCTACGACTTTCTATCACTTCTCGTTAAAAGTGTGGGCTATGAGGAGTTCCTGAGGAACGAATTTCCGGAAGACTGGGAGAGTAGGCTGGAGAACGTTAGGGAACTTGGAAACACGCTTCAGGAACTCTTAGAGAAGGATGGTTTAAAGGGAAGGGAGCTCTACACAGAGTTTCTATCAACGGTTGCCCTATCAAGTGATCAGGACTCTATGAAAGAGGAGGAAAAAGTAGTCCTTATGACAGTTCACGCCTCAAAGGGGCTTGAGTTTCCGGTTGTCTTTGTTGCTGGCCTGGAGGAGGGAATCTTTCCCCACGCCCGTTCAACGGATACCAGCAGTGAGGTTGAGGAAGAGAGAAGGCTCTTTTACGTTGCAGTTACTAGAGCGAAGAGACTTTTAACCCTCTCTTACGCAAGAGAGAGGAGACTCTTTGGTTCAAGGCGCCTTTCTCGGCCTTCCCGCTTCATATCCGAAATCCCTTCCCACTTGATTAAAGAGGTTAAGAAGAGAACAAGACTTCAAAGTGAAAAAGGGACTCAACCTCAAACCCTTGAACCTAAGGAGAAAAGACCTAGGCTGGTTTACCACCAGAAGTTCGGTAAGGGTGTAGTAAAGAGAGTTGAAGGAGATAAAATTACCGCGTTCTTTGCAAATTACGGCCAGAAAACGATTTTGAGGAAGTTTTTAAAAATCCTTTCTTAG
- a CDS encoding pyridoxal-phosphate-dependent aminotransferase family protein, producing MKPIKKRLLTPGPTMVPERVLEALSRPTLYHRSPEFKEVFLETRQLLKRVLRTEGEVLILTSSGTGAMEAAVSNLFNPGDSAVVIVGGKFGQRWQELCQTYGVNPVVVEVEWGKSVKVEEVKRAIEENPGVKGVLVQICETSTGTVHDVRAIGELLKGYDDVLLIADGITAYGVYDIPTDQWGIDVAITGSQKALMTPPGLAVISLNGKAQERLEKVRDRSYYFNLRKEIKQQRKGQTAYTTATNLVVALNEALKMIDEEGLENVAKRHQILAEATREGVKALGLELLSENPANGVTAVKVPAGMDGQEIVRVAREEFGITIAGGQEHLKGKIFRLSHMGYVDMFDVLTGLEVTEFALKKLGYTSFDFGSSVRAAMELFSKKG from the coding sequence TTGAAGCCGATAAAGAAGAGGTTGTTAACTCCGGGGCCGACGATGGTTCCAGAAAGGGTTCTTGAAGCCCTCTCAAGGCCTACACTTTACCATCGCTCTCCAGAATTTAAGGAGGTTTTCCTTGAGACGAGGCAACTGCTAAAGAGAGTTTTAAGAACAGAAGGGGAAGTTCTAATCCTTACCAGCTCCGGAACTGGAGCAATGGAAGCTGCAGTTTCAAACCTCTTTAATCCCGGAGATAGCGCTGTTGTTATAGTTGGGGGGAAGTTTGGCCAGAGGTGGCAGGAGCTCTGCCAAACTTACGGAGTAAATCCCGTTGTAGTTGAAGTTGAGTGGGGTAAATCAGTTAAAGTTGAGGAAGTTAAGAGGGCTATTGAGGAGAACCCGGGCGTTAAAGGAGTTTTAGTTCAGATTTGTGAAACTTCAACGGGAACAGTCCACGACGTTAGGGCTATAGGGGAGCTTCTTAAAGGTTACGATGACGTTCTCTTGATTGCAGATGGAATTACTGCTTATGGCGTTTACGATATCCCTACAGATCAGTGGGGGATTGACGTTGCGATAACCGGTTCACAGAAGGCCTTGATGACCCCACCCGGTCTTGCCGTTATATCCTTAAACGGAAAAGCTCAGGAGAGGTTGGAGAAGGTAAGGGATAGGTCCTACTACTTTAACCTCCGTAAAGAGATAAAACAGCAAAGGAAAGGTCAAACTGCATACACAACGGCTACAAACCTTGTTGTGGCCCTTAACGAAGCCTTAAAGATGATTGATGAAGAAGGTCTTGAGAACGTTGCCAAAAGGCACCAAATCTTGGCCGAGGCAACTAGGGAAGGGGTGAAGGCCCTCGGGCTTGAGTTACTATCTGAGAACCCCGCAAATGGAGTTACGGCAGTAAAGGTTCCTGCTGGAATGGATGGTCAGGAGATTGTTAGGGTTGCAAGGGAAGAGTTTGGCATAACTATAGCAGGAGGACAGGAACACCTAAAGGGGAAGATTTTCAGGCTTTCCCATATGGGATACGTTGACATGTTTGACGTCTTGACAGGTCTTGAAGTTACAGAGTTTGCCCTTAAGAAGCTTGGATACACCTCTTTTGACTTCGGTTCCTCTGTAAGGGCAGCGATGGAACTTTTCTCAAAAAAAGGGTAA
- a CDS encoding FKBP-type peptidyl-prolyl cis-trans isomerase, which translates to MEKYRYTVEYTLTDPSGNVIDSTQGREPFTFTTGQSEVIPGFEREVAEMEEGQEKTFTLQPSEAYGERREELVEKVPRQALQGLELYEGQVLQGTTPDGRAFLVRVVSFNESEVVLDHNHPLAGVPLTFKVKVLRKEEV; encoded by the coding sequence ATGGAAAAGTACCGCTACACAGTTGAGTACACCCTCACAGACCCTTCCGGAAACGTTATTGACTCTACCCAAGGAAGGGAACCCTTTACTTTCACAACAGGTCAAAGCGAAGTGATTCCCGGCTTTGAAAGGGAAGTTGCAGAGATGGAAGAAGGTCAGGAAAAGACCTTTACCCTTCAACCTTCTGAAGCTTACGGTGAGAGAAGGGAAGAACTGGTAGAAAAGGTTCCAAGACAGGCCCTTCAAGGGTTAGAACTCTATGAAGGACAAGTTCTTCAAGGAACAACTCCAGATGGCAGGGCATTTCTGGTAAGGGTTGTCTCTTTTAACGAAAGTGAAGTTGTCCTTGACCACAACCATCCCCTTGCGGGAGTTCCTCTTACTTTCAAGGTGAAGGTTTTAAGGAAAGAGGAGGTTTAA
- a CDS encoding flavin reductase family protein gives MKSARAFELPQQTLSKLIFNLVVPRPIAWISTVSIEGAVNLAPFSFYNAITTKPPLLMVSIGKRKDGSLKDTSKNIKETGEFVVNVVTRNLLEKMHLTGRDYPPQANEAEELQVELEPSICVKPPRVKESPASLECVVKEIVPLGSTPMDVVIGEVVALKWKEELLDTSKGVVGRLGGKRYCCVAEEIDLSHLK, from the coding sequence TTGAAGTCTGCGAGGGCTTTTGAGCTCCCCCAGCAGACCTTAAGTAAACTTATCTTTAACCTTGTTGTCCCAAGGCCTATTGCCTGGATTTCCACGGTTTCAATAGAGGGGGCCGTTAACTTGGCTCCCTTTTCCTTTTACAACGCAATAACAACAAAGCCGCCCCTTTTAATGGTCTCTATAGGGAAAAGGAAGGACGGCAGTTTAAAGGATACTTCAAAGAACATAAAGGAAACTGGAGAGTTTGTTGTTAACGTTGTAACTAGGAATCTCCTTGAGAAAATGCACCTTACCGGTAGAGACTATCCTCCTCAAGCTAATGAGGCAGAGGAGCTTCAAGTTGAACTTGAACCTTCCATTTGCGTTAAACCTCCCAGAGTAAAGGAATCTCCGGCCTCTTTAGAGTGTGTGGTTAAGGAGATTGTTCCTCTAGGTTCAACCCCTATGGACGTTGTGATTGGGGAAGTTGTTGCCTTGAAGTGGAAAGAGGAGCTCTTAGATACTTCTAAAGGAGTTGTTGGGAGGCTGGGAGGAAAGCGTTACTGCTGTGTTGCTGAGGAGATTGACCTATCCCACTTAAAGTAG
- a CDS encoding menaquinone biosynthesis decarboxylase has translation MAYKDLRDFIRKLKEEGELVEIEYPVSSYLEITEIADRAVKAGGPALLFKNVDGKEIPVAINLFASYKRLKMALEDDPDNIGNRAAKLLKPEKPSGFIDKIKKLVELKKIADIFPKEISKSKAPCKEVVEEPDLSKFPILFCWPKDGGRFITLPLVFTKDPETGERNCGMYRLHVYSKNTTGMHWHWHKVGAKHFWKAKKMGIKKFPVAVAIGSDPAVIYSATAPLPEDVDEMVFAGFLRGKPVEMVKCETVDLEVPANAEIVLEGYVDTEEFRFEGPFGDHTGYYSLPDFYPVFHVTCITRRKNPIYPATIVGKPPMEDCYIGKATERIFLPLLKTQLPEIVDMNLPIEGVFHNFAFISIDKRYPGHARKVISALWGMGQMSFTKNIVIFDKDTNVHDIGEVIWRWGNNVDPKRDIIFSEGPVDALDHTSPLPFYGSKMGVDATRKWKSEGFTRDWPPDIEMDERIKRKVDQIWDELGLPSPIKKPNPWSWGY, from the coding sequence ATGGCCTACAAAGATTTAAGGGACTTCATTAGAAAACTTAAAGAGGAAGGGGAGCTTGTTGAAATAGAATACCCCGTTAGCTCTTATCTTGAGATAACGGAGATAGCAGATAGAGCCGTTAAAGCTGGCGGTCCAGCCCTTCTATTTAAAAACGTTGATGGAAAAGAGATACCCGTCGCAATTAACCTATTTGCAAGCTACAAAAGGCTAAAAATGGCCCTTGAGGATGACCCGGATAACATCGGTAATAGGGCGGCAAAACTACTAAAACCTGAAAAACCTTCAGGTTTTATAGACAAGATAAAGAAGTTAGTGGAACTCAAGAAGATAGCAGACATCTTTCCTAAAGAGATCTCAAAAAGTAAAGCCCCCTGTAAAGAGGTAGTAGAAGAACCAGACCTATCTAAATTCCCCATACTCTTTTGCTGGCCTAAGGATGGAGGAAGGTTTATAACCTTGCCTCTAGTCTTTACCAAAGACCCGGAAACTGGAGAACGAAACTGTGGAATGTACAGGCTTCACGTCTACTCAAAGAATACAACGGGAATGCACTGGCACTGGCACAAAGTAGGAGCAAAGCACTTTTGGAAAGCTAAAAAAATGGGAATAAAGAAGTTCCCCGTTGCAGTTGCAATAGGCTCAGACCCAGCCGTTATCTACTCGGCAACAGCTCCCCTGCCTGAAGACGTTGATGAGATGGTATTTGCAGGCTTTTTAAGGGGAAAACCTGTTGAAATGGTAAAGTGTGAAACCGTTGACCTTGAAGTTCCCGCAAATGCAGAAATTGTCCTCGAAGGTTACGTTGATACTGAAGAGTTTAGGTTTGAAGGCCCCTTTGGAGACCATACAGGCTACTATTCACTACCTGACTTCTACCCCGTCTTCCACGTTACATGTATAACGAGGAGGAAAAACCCCATATACCCAGCAACAATAGTTGGAAAACCTCCAATGGAAGACTGCTACATAGGAAAGGCTACAGAGAGGATTTTCCTTCCCCTTTTAAAAACTCAACTTCCAGAAATCGTTGATATGAACCTTCCTATTGAAGGGGTTTTTCACAACTTTGCTTTTATCTCCATTGACAAAAGGTATCCAGGACACGCAAGGAAGGTCATTTCAGCCCTCTGGGGAATGGGACAGATGAGTTTTACTAAGAACATAGTTATCTTTGATAAGGATACAAACGTTCACGACATTGGAGAGGTTATTTGGAGGTGGGGAAACAACGTTGATCCAAAGAGGGACATTATCTTCAGCGAAGGACCTGTTGATGCCCTTGACCACACGTCTCCACTTCCCTTCTACGGAAGTAAGATGGGAGTTGACGCAACTAGAAAGTGGAAGAGCGAAGGGTTCACTAGGGACTGGCCACCAGATATTGAAATGGACGAAAGAATCAAGAGGAAAGTTGATCAAATTTGGGATGAGCTTGGACTGCCAAGTCCTATAAAGAAACCTAACCCTTGGAGCTGGGGATATTAA
- a CDS encoding Nif3-like dinuclear metal center hexameric protein — translation MVKLKEIKDFLESLVPLSAQDTWDNSGLQVGWEEAEVKTVGFALTVSRSVIEEAVSKGVDLIITHHPLTISGVKSFVPDVYPSLLYLELIKRGISVYSLHTNLDVSPYGPTRFIADEIGLKGEPIVERPPYGVLGLLREPLTQKELLEKLVSFLPTDVFRTVNYKPTEKVEKVAVCSGSGASFIDLVYKRVQVYITGDVKYHDAMKALDLGLTIFDMGHFGTERLFFVSLKKVLLEAFPSLDYLILNEKSPFEVVRDVE, via the coding sequence ATGGTTAAGCTTAAGGAAATAAAGGATTTTTTAGAGTCTCTCGTTCCCCTTTCAGCTCAGGATACTTGGGATAACTCTGGCCTTCAGGTAGGCTGGGAAGAGGCTGAGGTTAAGACTGTGGGCTTTGCCCTTACTGTGTCAAGGTCTGTTATAGAGGAAGCTGTAAGTAAAGGAGTTGATTTAATAATTACCCATCACCCTTTAACGATTTCAGGAGTAAAATCTTTTGTGCCTGATGTTTACCCTTCTCTCCTTTATCTGGAACTTATTAAGAGAGGAATTTCAGTCTACTCCCTCCATACAAACCTTGACGTTTCTCCTTACGGTCCAACAAGGTTCATAGCCGATGAGATTGGTCTTAAAGGGGAACCTATCGTTGAGAGACCTCCTTACGGAGTTCTTGGCCTTTTAAGGGAACCTTTAACTCAGAAGGAACTTCTAGAGAAATTAGTTTCATTCTTACCCACGGACGTTTTTAGGACTGTTAACTATAAACCTACTGAAAAGGTAGAGAAAGTTGCGGTCTGTTCTGGAAGTGGTGCATCTTTTATAGACTTAGTCTACAAAAGAGTTCAGGTTTACATAACAGGGGATGTAAAGTACCACGATGCTATGAAGGCTCTTGATCTTGGACTTACTATTTTTGATATGGGACATTTTGGAACGGAGAGACTATTTTTTGTGTCGCTGAAAAAAGTCTTGCTAGAGGCTTTTCCTTCGCTTGACTATTTAATTCTTAACGAAAAATCTCCCTTTGAGGTGGTTAGAGATGTTGAATGA